One genomic window of Streptomyces sp. WP-1 includes the following:
- the map gene encoding type I methionyl aminopeptidase — translation MSGQSLLVPGEQSPIRSVPGNIRRPEYVGKPAPTPYTGPEVQTPETVEAMRVAGRIAARAMEEAAKIIAPGVTTDQLDKVAHEYMCDHGAYPSTLGYRGFPKSLCTSVNEVICHGIPDSTVLRDGDIVNLDVTAYIGGVHGDNNATYLVGDVDEESRLLVERTREALNRAIKAVKPGRQINIIGRVIESYAKRFGYGVVRDFTGHGINSSFHSGLIIPHYDSPHATTVMQPGMTFTIEPMLTLGTHEYDMWEDGWTVVTKDRRRTAQFEHTLVVTDDGADILTLP, via the coding sequence ATGTCTGGCCAGTCGCTGCTCGTACCGGGGGAACAGTCCCCCATTCGCTCCGTCCCGGGGAACATCCGTCGCCCCGAGTACGTCGGCAAGCCCGCGCCGACGCCGTACACCGGACCCGAGGTGCAGACCCCGGAGACCGTCGAGGCGATGCGGGTCGCCGGGCGGATCGCCGCGCGGGCGATGGAGGAGGCCGCGAAGATCATCGCGCCCGGGGTCACCACGGACCAGCTGGACAAGGTGGCCCATGAGTACATGTGCGACCACGGCGCCTACCCGTCCACGCTCGGCTACCGCGGCTTCCCCAAGTCCCTGTGCACCTCCGTCAACGAGGTCATCTGCCACGGCATCCCGGACTCGACGGTCCTGCGGGACGGCGACATCGTCAACCTGGACGTGACCGCGTACATCGGCGGGGTGCACGGCGACAACAACGCCACGTACCTGGTCGGGGACGTGGACGAGGAGTCGCGGCTGCTGGTGGAGCGCACCCGGGAGGCCCTGAACCGGGCGATCAAGGCGGTCAAGCCGGGCCGGCAGATCAACATCATCGGCCGGGTCATCGAGTCGTACGCCAAGCGGTTCGGCTACGGCGTGGTGCGGGACTTCACCGGGCACGGCATCAACTCGTCGTTCCACTCCGGCCTGATCATCCCGCACTACGACAGCCCGCACGCCACCACGGTGATGCAGCCGGGCATGACCTTCACCATCGAGCCGATGCTGACCCTGGGCACGCACGAGTACGACATGTGGGAAGACGGCTGGACGGTCGTGACGAAGGACCGCAGGCGCACCGCGCAGTTCGAGCACACGCTGGTGGTCACGGACGACGGCGCGGACATCCTGACCCTGCCCTGA
- a CDS encoding PhzF family phenazine biosynthesis protein produces the protein MTDYDVLRVFCAPHGGYGNELGVVRDGSTLPERADRQALAAKLGFSETVFVDDPERGVIDIYTPSARLPFAGYPCVGAAWLLDVPELVVPAGTVGARQDGEFCWIEARPEWAAPRTLRRYATPAEVDALQVPPPGDWLYAWAWEDEAAGRIRARGFPGRGDGIEEDEATGAAALQLTGRLDRALNITQGKGSQLLTAPQPAGWVELGGRVCLER, from the coding sequence GTGACTGACTACGACGTACTGCGCGTCTTCTGCGCACCGCACGGCGGCTACGGCAATGAGCTCGGCGTCGTCCGCGACGGCTCCACGCTGCCCGAGCGCGCCGACCGGCAGGCGCTCGCCGCCAAACTCGGCTTCAGCGAGACCGTGTTCGTGGACGACCCCGAGCGCGGCGTGATCGACATCTACACGCCCTCCGCCCGGCTGCCGTTCGCCGGGTACCCGTGCGTCGGCGCCGCCTGGCTGCTGGACGTGCCCGAACTCGTCGTCCCGGCCGGGACGGTGGGCGCCCGGCAGGACGGCGAGTTCTGCTGGATCGAGGCCCGCCCGGAGTGGGCCGCGCCGCGCACCCTGCGCCGGTACGCCACCCCCGCCGAGGTCGACGCGCTCCAAGTACCGCCTCCCGGCGACTGGTTGTACGCCTGGGCGTGGGAGGACGAGGCGGCCGGGCGGATCCGGGCCCGGGGCTTCCCCGGCCGCGGTGACGGCATCGAGGAGGACGAGGCCACGGGCGCGGCCGCGCTCCAGCTCACCGGACGTCTCGACCGCGCCCTCAACATCACCCAGGGCAAGGGCTCCCAGCTGCTCACCGCGCCGCAGCCGGCGGGCTGGGTGGAGCTGGGTGGCCGGGTGTGCCTGGAGCGCTGA
- a CDS encoding heme oxygenase (biliverdin-producing) — protein MDSFSRLIRTASHEQHTEAETSTFMSDLLGGRLGVDAYARYTEQLWFVYEALESAAERLAGDPVAGPFIRPELLRLAALEQDLAHLRGPDWRAGLSALPATRAYADRVRECAEEWPGGYVAHHYTRYLGDLSGGQIIRDRAEKTWGFARKGAGVRFYVFEEISNPAAFKREYRELLDGIRADDLEKQRVTAECKRAFALNTAVFHALGEEFPLSA, from the coding sequence ATGGACTCTTTCTCGCGCCTCATCCGCACCGCGTCCCACGAACAGCACACGGAGGCGGAGACCTCGACCTTCATGAGCGATCTGCTCGGCGGCCGGCTGGGCGTGGACGCCTACGCCCGCTACACCGAGCAACTGTGGTTCGTCTACGAGGCACTGGAGAGCGCGGCCGAGCGACTGGCCGGCGACCCGGTGGCCGGCCCGTTCATCCGGCCGGAACTGCTGCGGCTCGCCGCCCTGGAGCAGGACCTGGCGCATCTGCGGGGCCCCGACTGGCGGGCGGGCCTGAGCGCCCTGCCCGCGACCCGGGCGTACGCCGACCGGGTGCGCGAGTGCGCCGAGGAGTGGCCCGGCGGTTACGTCGCCCACCACTACACCCGCTACCTGGGCGACCTGTCGGGCGGTCAGATCATCCGCGACCGCGCGGAGAAGACCTGGGGCTTCGCCCGGAAGGGCGCCGGGGTGCGCTTCTACGTCTTCGAGGAGATCTCCAACCCGGCCGCGTTCAAGCGCGAGTACCGGGAACTGCTGGACGGGATACGGGCGGACGACCTGGAGAAGCAGCGTGTCACGGCCGAGTGCAAGCGGGCGTTCGCGCTGAACACGGCCGTCTTCCACGCCCTGGGCGAGGAGTTCCCGCTCTCCGCCTGA